In a genomic window of Ranitomeya imitator isolate aRanImi1 chromosome 5, aRanImi1.pri, whole genome shotgun sequence:
- the SERTAD2 gene encoding SERTA domain-containing protein 2 — protein sequence MLAKPGKRKFDEHEDGLEGKVVSPTDGPSKVSYTLQRQTIFNISIMKLYNHRPLTEPSLQKTVLINNMLRRIQEELKQEGSLKPVFISTSQTSDPLGDTYQEAQPAFSHLNSQPLQPTDLISTTPLESCLTPASLLEEDTYCTSQTVQQNISSSKLTPPPLVQPVKDSFSSALDEIEELCPSSTSIEATAEAAVHLKVEPVAAGTLKPEGTHENRTSEPKLMDSLPGNFELTTSTGFLTDLTLDDILFSDIDTSMYDFDPCTSNTGAASKMAPDELLKTLSPYSNQPVTPNQPFKMDLTELDHIMEVLVGS from the coding sequence ATGTTGGCTAAACCGGGAAAGCGAAAGTTTGACGAGCATGAAGATGGGCTGGAAGGCAAAGTGGTGTCTCCAACAGACGGGCCATCGAAAGTATCCTACACTTTACAGCGCCAGACTATCTTCAACATTTCCATTATGAAACTCTACAACCACAGGCCACTGACGGAGCCAAGCTTGCAGAAAACAGTTTTAATTAATAACATGTTGAGACGGATACAGGAGGAGCTTAAACAAGAAGGCAGCTTGAAGCCTGTTTTTATTAGCACTTCACAGACTTCTGATCCTCTTGGTGACACGTACCAGGAGGCTCAGCCTGCTTTTAGCCATCTCAACTCCCAGCCTCTTCAACCCACTGACTTAATAAGCACTACACCACTAGAGTCTTGCCTCACTCCTGCCTCTCTGCTTGAGGAGGACACATATTGCACTTCCCAAACAGTCCAGCAGAATATTTCTAGCAGCAAATTAACACCACCGCCTCTTGTCCAGCCAGTAAAAGACAGTTTCTCCTCAGCATTGGATGAAATTGAGGAGCTATGTCCATCGTCTACCTCCATAGAGGCCACTGCAGAAGCAGCCGTCCATCTAAAAGTTGAACCTGTTGCAGCAGGAACCCTTAAGCCTGAGGGAACACATGAGAATAGAACAAGTGAGCCAAAACTAATGGATTCTCTTCCAGGGAATTTTGAATTAACGACCTCCACCGGCTTTCTTACTGACCTAACTTTAGATGACATCCTTTTTTCTGACATTGACACGTCCATGTACGATTTTGATCCTTGCACATCCAATACTGGAGCAGCCTCAAAAATGGCACCAGATGAACTCCTCAAAACGTTGTCTCCTTATAGCAACCAACCGGTAACCCCAAATCAGCCTTTTAAGATGGACCTCACAGAATTAGATCACATAATGGAGGTTTTGGTTGGGTCGTAA